CGAGGAGGTTGATGTCCGCGCAGAGGTGTTCGGCGGTCGGGTGGTTCGCGGCGTGGGTGCGGATGCTGACGGGGTCGTGGTTGGCCGCGAGACGGAGGGTGTACCCGGTCTCGGTGAGGCCAGTACTGGACCCGCCGCCACCGCAGAACAGGTCGGTGAAGTCGAGGTCGCCGTCGAAGCGGAACGTCATGGTGGTCTCCGGTCAGCGGGAGGTGGGCGGGTTGGTCGGGTTGTGGCTGGTCTGGCCGGCCTCCGTGTAAGCCACCCACCGCCTGCGGTAGCCGTGTCCGAGGCCGAGGGTGCAGCCGTACGTGTAGGTCGGCCGGAGCGGCGCGAGGCGGGCCGGGACGGTGCAGCCGCAGTCGAGGCGGATCTGCACCAGGTACGTCGGGGATTTGCGGGGCTGCGGGGCGTGGTCGCCGGCGATCCAGGTCGCGGGGTCGGTGCCGTGGTGGCTCATGGGTGGCTCCGGGTCGTTGTCGCGGGGTGGTGTTGGCGCTCGAGGGGCTGGCGTTCCTGTGCGTGACGGCTAGCCGGACCGGTCCGCGTGACGGAGGCGCCTTGTATGTGCGTAGGGGCCTCACCTTCTGCATCTTCGGTCTGACCTGGTGTTTTGTGGCCTCACCTTCTGCCGCGCCTTCCCCTCGCCTTCCTCACCTTCTCCGGGTAGAAGATGAGGGGGTTCTCTAGAAGGTGGGGGGAAGATGAGGGAGAAGATGAGGGGGTAAAACACCAGGTCAGAAAGAAGATGTGGAAGATGCGGGGTGTGTATAGAGGGGGCTAGTCCGGGGTTGTGTTGGCGGTGGGTAGCTGCCAGACCCACTGGGCTTGGAACACCCCGGCAGGCTTGACGCTGCGGATTTTGAGCTTCTTCTTGGCGGTGCGGAGCGCGTTCGGGGAGACGCCAGCGGCGCGGGCGGCCTGCTCGATGTCCTTGGGCGGGGCCTCGCCTCCGCGCTGGGGGTCCTGGAGGTAGTCGAGAAGCCATTCGGCCGCTTCGGAGAGCTCGGTGCGGTCGGCGCCGGGCAGGCCGTCGGCGGATCGGAGGGCCTCGCGGACGCTGGTGGTGGACTCGCCGCCGAGGACGAACCGGGAGACGTACGAAGGGCCTTCCTCGGTGTCGACGGTGACCGGCTGGATCGTGTAGCTGAACGACGGGAGGCCGAGCCGGCCGAGGTTGTTCTTCTCCAGCGACATGACGAACTGTCCGTCGTCGTCTCCCTCGTCCTGGTGGGCGAAGGCGACGAGGGAGCGAATGAGCTGGCCGAACGCGCCGGATCCGGCGATGCGGCTGACGGGGTCGGAGCCGCCGTTCTTGGTGAAGTGGGCGAGGCCGAGGATGGTGAAGCCGTGCTTGTCGGCGGCTTCGACGAGCGGCTCGAGGGCGGTTCGGACCTCGGCCGCCCGGTAGTCGTTGATCGTCTTGTCGATCATCGACAGGAGCGGGTCGGCGACGAGGAGCGCGACGCCGTACATCTCGGCGGCCTGCCCGAGGAGCTTGGTGTCGACGGGCAGCGAGAGGCGGGCGTACGGGGCGCCGTCGTCTTGCACGTCGACGCGGAAGACGAGGTCCATGTCGGCTCCGGCTGCGATGAGGCGGGGGGCGATGGTGTAGGTCCACGAGTCCTCGGTGGCGGCGTAGATGACGGCCCGGGGTCGGCCATGAAGGTCACCGGGGAGGGTGCCGCGGGTGACCTGCGCCGTCAGCCAGCACGCCCACTGGGACTTGCCGAGGCCGGGCCCGCCGGCGGCGATAGCGAGGCTGTACAGCGGGATGCGGCCGTGGGAAGTGGGCGGCGCGCCCTCGGGGGTGGTGTCCCACATCCACCGCACGGGGCGGATCTTGATCTCGGAGGCAGGGGTGAGGACGAGGCGGCGGGCCTGGCGGGCAGTGATGCCGTTGTCCTCGGCGCGCTGCGTGAGCTTGGCAGCGCGCTGCTGGATTGCCTGCAGGAGTTCGGCGAGGTCGTCCTCGTCGGTGAGGCTGTCGAGGG
This genomic window from Streptomyces sp. TLI_235 contains:
- a CDS encoding AAA domain-containing protein; this translates as MTTYAPRSGSEMAADHDPRTALELTVVGTALVNPHQFPQLASIINEPGIIRHPPARAVWDLLAARIPKNLPVDYSALQQAIDPAKLQRIGGPVVFGTIADHVTGDAEWHAKRLVQLAVVADARIELARAANALDSLTDEDDLAELLQAIQQRAAKLTQRAEDNGITARQARRLVLTPASEIKIRPVRWMWDTTPEGAPPTSHGRIPLYSLAIAAGGPGLGKSQWACWLTAQVTRGTLPGDLHGRPRAVIYAATEDSWTYTIAPRLIAAGADMDLVFRVDVQDDGAPYARLSLPVDTKLLGQAAEMYGVALLVADPLLSMIDKTINDYRAAEVRTALEPLVEAADKHGFTILGLAHFTKNGGSDPVSRIAGSGAFGQLIRSLVAFAHQDEGDDDGQFVMSLEKNNLGRLGLPSFSYTIQPVTVDTEEGPSYVSRFVLGGESTTSVREALRSADGLPGADRTELSEAAEWLLDYLQDPQRGGEAPPKDIEQAARAAGVSPNALRTAKKKLKIRSVKPAGVFQAQWVWQLPTANTTPD